One Capsicum annuum cultivar UCD-10X-F1 chromosome 2, UCD10Xv1.1, whole genome shotgun sequence genomic window carries:
- the LOC107860150 gene encoding homeobox-leucine zipper protein HAT22: MGFDDICNTGLVLGLGFSSTTDQKSTKITPLASKGPASLTFEPSLTLSLISGDRTYEQQATKKVNVTKPSNDHQSADLYRQDSAASSYSNASVKRERDVGSEETTTEVERVSSRVISDEDDDGSNARKKLRLTKAQSALLEESFKLHSTLNPKQKQDLAMELSLRPRQVEVWFQNRRARTKLKQTEVDCEFLKKCCETLTEENRRLHKELQELKALKIAQPLYMQLPAATLTMCPSCERIGGGVGENPSKNPFTIAQKPHFYSPFNNPSAAC, from the exons ATGGGTTTTGATGATATTTGCAACACTGGCCTGGTTCTAGGATTAGGCTTTTCCTCAACAACCgatcaaaaatcaacaaaaataacacCACTAGCAAGCAAAGGACCAGCATCTCTTACGTTTGAACCTTCACTAACTCTAAGCCTAATTTCTGGTGATCGTACCTATGAGCAACAAGCTACAAAGAAGGTTAACGTTACGAAGCCATCGAACGATCATCAATCGGCTGATTTGTACAGACAAGATAGTGCTGCTTCTTCCTATTCAAATGCTAGTGTGAAAAGGGAGAGAGATGTTGGTAGTGAAGAGACAACTACAGAGGTAGAAAGAGTTTCCTCCAGAGTTATTAGCGATGAAGATGATGATGGCTCTAACGCTAGGAAGAAACTTAGGCTCACTAAAGCACAATCCGCCCTTTTAGAGGAAAGCTTCAAGCTACACAGCACTCTCAATCCT AAGCAAAAACAGGATTTAGCCATGGAACTTAGTCTAAGGCCTCGCCAAGTTGAAGTTTGGTTCCAGAACAGAAGAGCCAG AACAAAGCTGAAGCAAACAGAGGTAGACTGTGAATTCCTGAAAAAATGCTGTGAGACACTGACAGAAGAAAACAGGAGGCTTCACAAAGAGCTACAAGAACTAAAGGCACTAAAAATAGCACAACCTTTGTACATGCAATTGCCGGCGGCAACCTTAACTATGTGTCCTTCATGCGAAAGGATCGGCGGCGGTGTCGGAGAAAATCCATCGAAAAATCCTTTTACTATTGCTCAGAAGCCTCACTTCTACAGTCCATTTAATAATCCATCAGCAGCTTGTTAA